The following coding sequences lie in one Cloeon dipterum chromosome 1, ieCloDipt1.1, whole genome shotgun sequence genomic window:
- the LOC135947846 gene encoding LOW QUALITY PROTEIN: UDP-glucuronosyltransferase 2C1-like (The sequence of the model RefSeq protein was modified relative to this genomic sequence to represent the inferred CDS: inserted 2 bases in 1 codon): MAREVASLLFLSGVLLQLLSSSDGSFNFLVVNMIGGASHEMQLQHISANLMARGHKVTFLNFKHTLEPPRLAHKNITYIDLTLDNSKGSLPMITREKEGRFQVPMDRAWTSGLTPWRIPMDGALTLSSMCDRMLGDAKLLRKLRLSHFDLSIADLLTNECGLALXPTVGYWNLAFNGCELPFSGGLSTPTGALPSFMSGYTDRMNFAQRAVNLFYHLVTDVMVRVHFVMIDWVVQKHLPGTPGSQALLANLSGVLANNDFSLDFPREYPPNVINVGCMQCRQPKPLPQDLEDFMQSSGEHGVILFSFGSTVDLTAPAAPPRLLRKILAAFARMSQKVLMKLAGELPANTSVPENVRIQRWVPQQDVLGHPKTRLFFTHCGMNGAMELVWHGVPAVTLPVFADQADVSAMLVDRGVALRVDKDSTVDEIVKTLQTVISNQKFSSESYLLKQIFRNQMTSPTERAVWFVEMVAKTKGAEHLKLASRNQYLVQKHNLDVIAAVLTIILVAFECVFHKRCIRFLSRRFKYLQIKLTNFFTAVFHEKIH; this comes from the exons ATGGCTAGAGAGGTTGCCTCcttgctctttctctccggCGTTCTCTTACAGCTTTTAAGTTCTTCTGATggatcatttaattttttggtggTCAACATGATCGGTGGTGCGAGCCACGAGATGCAACTGCAGCACATAAGCGCCAACCTAATGGCCAGGGGGCACAAGGTCACCTTCCTTAATTTCAAACACACCCTGGAGCCCCCTCGGCTAGCCCACAAGAACATTACATACATCGATTTGACATTGGACAACTCTAAAGGAAGCCTCCCCATGATCACCAGAGAAAAAGAGGGAAG atttcaagtGCCGATGGATCGTGCGTGGACATCTGGTCTTACGCCGTGGCGCATTCCGATGGATGGCGCGCTAACTCTATCGTCAATGTGCGACCGAATGCTTGGAGACGCGAAGCTGTTGAGGAAGCTCAGGCTCTCGCACTTTGACCTTAGCATCGCCGACCTGCTGACGAACGAGTGCGGCCTTGCGTT GCCTACGGTCGGCTACTGGAACCTGGCGTTCAACGGATGCGAGCTGCCGTTCAGCGGCGGCCTGTCGACGCCGACGGGCGCGCTGCCCAGCTTTATGAGCGGCTACACGGACCGCATGAACTTCGCGCAGCGCGCCGTCAACCTCTTCTACCACCTGGTGACCGACGTGATGGTGCGCGTGCACTTCGTCATGATCGACTGGGTGGTGCAGAAGCACCTGCCCGGCACGCCCGGCTCGCAGGCGCTGCTGGCCAACTTGTCCGGCGTGCTGGCCAACAACGACTTCAGTCTCGACTTCCCCAGGGAGTACCCGCCAAACGTGATCAACGTCGGGTGCATGCAGTGTAGGCAGCCCAAGCCTCTGCCGCAG GACCTAGAAGATTTCATGCAGAGTTCCGGTGAGCACGGCGTTATTCTCTTCTCATTTGGTTCTACTGTCGACCTGACGGCACCTGCGGCTCCTCCAAGACTGCTCCGTAAAATTTTGGCTGCTTTTGCGCGAATGTCACAAAAGGTGCTCATGAAACTGGCTGGTGAGCTGCCTGCTAACACGTCAGTGCCGGAAAACGTCCGCATTCAACGTTGGGTGCCACAGCAGGACGTTCTAG GCCATCCGAAGACGCGGCTCTTCTTCACACACTGCGGCATGAACGGGGCCATGGAGCTGGTGTGGCACGGCGTGCCAGCGGTCACTCTGCCCGTGTTCGCCGACCAGGCCGACGTGTCTGCCATGTTGGTGGACAGGGGCGTCGCACTAAGGGTCGACAAGGACTCCACCGTCGACGAGATCGTAAAAACTCTGCAGACCGTGATCTCAAATCAAAA ATTTTCTAGCGAATCGTACCTCTTGAAGCAGATATTCCGCAACCAGATGACCAGTCCGACGGAGCGAGCGGTGTGGTTCGTAGAGATGGTAGCGAAAACGAAAGGCGCGGAACACCTTAAGCTAGCCTCTCGCAATCAGTACCTCGTTCAGAAGCACAATCTGGACGTTATAGCTGCTGTCcttacaataattttagttgCATTTGAATGTGTATTCCACAAAAGATGTATTCGATTCCTCTCTCGCcgattcaaatatttacaaataaaattgactaaCTTTTTCACCGCAGTGTTTCATGAGAAGATTCACTGA
- the LOC135942023 gene encoding UDP-glucuronosyltransferase 2C1-like, producing the protein MARAFALLLGLASAVMMLARSSEASLSFLVLIMFGGASHEMQLQHLGSNLIARGHRVTFIKFKYTHEPPPLIHENVTYIALTVDNSDGRVPMMTQEKEGRFKIPMDHVWTNGLKPWRTPMEGAFTFYSMCDRLLGDTQLLRQLRLSHFDLSIADLLTNECGLALASSLGVPTVGYWNLAFNGCELPFSGGLSTPTGALPSFMSGYTDRMNFAQRAVNLFYHLVTDVMVRVHFVMIDWVVQKHLPGTPGSQALLANLSGVLANNDFSLDFPREYPPNVVNVGCMQCRQPKPLPQDLEDFMQSSGEHGVILFSFGSTVDLAAPAAPPRLLRKILAAFARMPQKVLMKLAGELPANTSVPENVRIQRWVPQQDVLGHPKTRLFFTHCGMNGAMELVWHGVPAVTLPVFADQADVSAMLVDRGVALRVDKDSTVDEIFRALETVTLDQKFSHEAHRLRQIFRNQMNSPIERAVWFVEMVANTKGAEHLKLASRTQNLVQKHNLDVIAVVISILLVTFECLLVSRKSGIRHLSRPLKYLKTKIFNLFTAAFHEKIH; encoded by the exons ATGGCCAGAGCGTTTGCATTGTTACTCGGCTTGGCAAGTGCTGTGATGATGCTGGCGCGCTCCTCCGAGGCCTCTCTCAGCTTTTTAGTGCTCATCATGTTCGGCGGCGCAAGCCACGAGATGCAACTGCAGCACCTGGGCTCCAACCTCATCGCCCGGGGCCACAGGGTCACATTcatcaaattcaaatacaCTCATGAGCCGCCGCCTCTAATTCACGAGAACGTCACGTACATCGCCCTCACTGTGGACAACTCGGACGGACGCGTACCCATGATGACTCAGGAGAAAGAAGGAAG ATTTAAGATACCGATGGACCACGTATGGACAAACGGCCTCAAGCCGTGGCGCACGCCTATGGAAGGTGCATTCACGTTTTACTCCATGTGCGACCGACTGTTGGGTGATACGCAACTGCTGAGGCAGCTCAGGCTCTCGCACTTTGACCTTAGCATCGCCGACCTGCTGACGAACGAGTGCGGCCTTGCGTTGGCGAGCAGCCTCGGCGTACCTACGGTCGGCTACTGGAACCTGGCGTTCAACGGATGCGAGCTGCCGTTCAGCGGCGGCCTGTCGACGCCGACGGGCGCGCTGCCCAGCTTTATGAGCGGCTACACGGACCGCATGAACTTCGCGCAGCGCGCCGTCAACCTCTTCTACCACCTGGTGACCGACGTGATGGTGCGCGTGCACTTCGTCATGATCGACTGGGTGGTGCAGAAGCACCTGCCCGGCACGCCCGGCTCGCAGGCGCTGCTGGCCAACTTGTCCGGCGTGCTGGCCAACAACGACTTCAGTCTCGACTTCCCCAGGGAGTACCCGCCAAACGTGGTCAACGTCGGGTGCATGCAGTGTAGGCAGCCCAAGCCTCTGCCGCAG GACCTAGAAGATTTTATGCAGAGTTCCGGTGAGCACGGCGTTATTCTCTTCTCATTTGGTTCTACTGTCGACCTGGCGGCACCTGCGGCTCCTCCCAGACTGCTCCGTAAAATTTTGGCTGCTTTTGCGCGAATGCCACAAAAGGTGCTCATGAAACTGGCTGGTGAGCTGCCTGCTAACACGTCAGTGCCGGAAAACGTCCGCATTCAACGTTGGGTGCCACAGCAGGACGTTCTAG GCCATCCGAAGACGCGGCTCTTCTTCACACACTGCGGCATGAACGGGGCCATGGAGCTGGTGTGGCACGGCGTGCCAGCGGTCACTCTGCCCGTGTTCGCCGACCAGGCCGACGTGTCTGCCATGTTGGTGGACAGGGGCGTCGCACTAAGGGTCGACAAGGACTCCACCGTCGACGAGATCTTTAGAGCACTCGAGACTGTGACTTTGGATCAAAA attttcacatgAAGCTCATCGCTTGAGGCAAATATTCCGCAACCAGATGAATAGCCCAATAGAACGGGCAGTGTGGTTTGTGGAGATGGTTGCCAACACAAAAGGCGCGGAACACCTGAAACTTGCTTCTCGCACGCAAAACCTCGTGCAAAAGCACAATCTGGACGTGATTGCTGTCGTCATCTCAATTTTATTGGTCACATTTGAGTGTCTTTTAGTGTCCCGCAAAAGTGGTATTCGACATCTATCTCGCCCATTGaagtatttaaaaactaaaatttttaacttattcaCAGCAGCGTTTCATGAAAAGATCCACTGA